The Triticum aestivum cultivar Chinese Spring chromosome 3A, IWGSC CS RefSeq v2.1, whole genome shotgun sequence genome includes a region encoding these proteins:
- the LOC123063055 gene encoding transcription factor bHLH77 isoform X3, whose product MNCGQPDQLPPATAGFLNLNWDSSMDASHPMASSPASNSAAATEGLALHGISPRPQPHYGAGGTPLGSPTKLNLSMMGQYRHHHHHSPYPPPPPQVGGAGLPTLENLMPMGSLDQFLADPGFAERAARLSGFGPAQFGLPDDGPVGALKELELGSARDDSSVSDPASAGAGMALKGASDSNARKRKAGGGGSKGKGKDASVSTTSAKDLLAKEDSASKRCRSMSMEEAEENSGKGKAAQSSSENGGRRQGKDGASKLPEPPKDFIHVRARRGEATDSHSLAERVRREKISQRMKLLQDLVPGCNKVVGKAVMLDEIINYVQSLQRQVEFLSMKLATVNPQLDFNSLPSLLAKDMQQQSCGQLQQGSSHFFPLDASGAPLPYMGGQGSSDPLGCGMSDGGGMGDDHGAMHPLDQAFCRPMGSQQQHFLSDAAASQVGAFWQDLQSVVQMDMGQSQEIATSSNSYDGSLQTVHMKMEL is encoded by the exons ATGAACTGCGGGCAGCCGGACCAGCTGCCGCCGGCCACGGCGGGCTTCCTCAACCTCAACTGGGACAGCTCCATGGACGCCTCCCATCCGATGGCCTCCTCGCCGGCCTCCAACTCCGCGGCGGCCACCGAGGGGCTCGCACTCCACGGGATCTCGCCGCGGCCGCAGCCGCACTACGGCGCCGGCGGCACGCCGCTCGGCTCGCCCACCAAGCTCAACCTCTCCATGATGGGCCAgtaccgccaccaccaccaccacagcccctacccgccgccgccgccgcaggtggGCGGCGCCGGCCTGCCCACCCTGGAGAACCTCATGCCCATGGGCTCCCTCGACCAGTTCCTCGCCGACCCGGGCTTCGCCGAGCGCGCCGCCAGGCTCTCCGGGTTCGGCCCCGCGCAGTTCGGCCTCCCGGACGACGGCCCCGTCGGCGCGCTCAAGGAGCTGGAGCTCGGGAGCGCCCGGGACGACTCGTCGGTGTCCGATCCGGCGTCGGCCGGCGCCGGGATGGCGCTCAAGGGCGCCTCCGACAGCAATGCCAGGAAGCggaaggccggcggcggcggcagcaaggGGAAGGGCAAGGACGCCTCCgtgtccaccacctccgccaaggaTCTCCTCGCCAAG GAGGACTCGGCGTCGAAGCGCTGCAGGTCCATGTccatggaggaggcggaggagaattccggcaaggggaaggccgcgCAGAGCAGCAGCGAGAACGGCGGGAGGAGGCAGGGCAAGGACGGCGCGTCCAAGCTGCCCGAGCCGCCCAAGGACTTCATCCACGTCcgggcgcggcgcggcgaggcCACGGACAGCCATAGCCTGGCCGAGAGG GTGAGAAGAGAGAAGATCAGCCAGCGGATGAAGCTGCTGCAGGACCTGGTGCCCGGCTGCAACAAG gtggtgggcaagGCCGTGATGCTGGACGAGATCATCAACTACGTGCAGTCGCTGCAACGGCAAGTCGAG TTTCTGTCGATGAAGCTGGCGACGGTGAACCCGCAGCTGGACTTCAACAGCCTGCCCAGCCTCCTTGCCAAAGAT ATGCAGCAGCAGTCGTGTGGGCAGCTGCAGCAGGGCTCGTCGCATTTTTTCCCGCTGGACGCGTCGGGCGCGCCGCTCCCCTACATGGGGGGCCAGGGGAGCAGCGACCCTCTCGGCTGCGGCATGTCcgacggcggcggcatgggcgacgACCACGGCGCCATGCACCCGCTCGACCAGGCCTTCTGCCGCCCCATGGGCTCCCAGCAGCAGCACTTCCTCAGCGACGCCGCCGCCTCTCAG GTTGGGGCCTTCTGGCAG
- the LOC123063055 gene encoding uncharacterized protein isoform X2 has product MNCGQPDQLPPATAGFLNLNWDSSMDASHPMASSPASNSAAATEGLALHGISPRPQPHYGAGGTPLGSPTKLNLSMMGQYRHHHHHSPYPPPPPQVGGAGLPTLENLMPMGSLDQFLADPGFAERAARLSGFGPAQFGLPDDGPVGALKELELGSARDDSSVSDPASAGAGMALKGASDSNARKRKAGGGGSKGKGKDASVSTTSAKDLLAKEDSASKRCRSMSMEEAEENSGKGKAAQSSSENGGRRQGKDGASKLPEPPKDFIHVRARRGEATDSHSLAERVRREKISQRMKLLQDLVPGCNKVPAHHFAIVAMCLGVPPDLRPGEMLPVSGGGQGRDAGRDHQLRAVAATASRVSVDEAGDGEPAAGLQQPAQPPCQRYAAAVVWAAAAGLVAFFPAGRVGRAAPLHGGPGEQRPSRLRHVRRRRHGRRPRRHAPARPGLLPPHGLPAAALPQRRRRLSGWGLLAGSAERGSDGHGAEPGDRHLLQQLRRLVADGPHENGALT; this is encoded by the exons ATGAACTGCGGGCAGCCGGACCAGCTGCCGCCGGCCACGGCGGGCTTCCTCAACCTCAACTGGGACAGCTCCATGGACGCCTCCCATCCGATGGCCTCCTCGCCGGCCTCCAACTCCGCGGCGGCCACCGAGGGGCTCGCACTCCACGGGATCTCGCCGCGGCCGCAGCCGCACTACGGCGCCGGCGGCACGCCGCTCGGCTCGCCCACCAAGCTCAACCTCTCCATGATGGGCCAgtaccgccaccaccaccaccacagcccctacccgccgccgccgccgcaggtggGCGGCGCCGGCCTGCCCACCCTGGAGAACCTCATGCCCATGGGCTCCCTCGACCAGTTCCTCGCCGACCCGGGCTTCGCCGAGCGCGCCGCCAGGCTCTCCGGGTTCGGCCCCGCGCAGTTCGGCCTCCCGGACGACGGCCCCGTCGGCGCGCTCAAGGAGCTGGAGCTCGGGAGCGCCCGGGACGACTCGTCGGTGTCCGATCCGGCGTCGGCCGGCGCCGGGATGGCGCTCAAGGGCGCCTCCGACAGCAATGCCAGGAAGCggaaggccggcggcggcggcagcaaggGGAAGGGCAAGGACGCCTCCgtgtccaccacctccgccaaggaTCTCCTCGCCAAG GAGGACTCGGCGTCGAAGCGCTGCAGGTCCATGTccatggaggaggcggaggagaattccggcaaggggaaggccgcgCAGAGCAGCAGCGAGAACGGCGGGAGGAGGCAGGGCAAGGACGGCGCGTCCAAGCTGCCCGAGCCGCCCAAGGACTTCATCCACGTCcgggcgcggcgcggcgaggcCACGGACAGCCATAGCCTGGCCGAGAGG GTGAGAAGAGAGAAGATCAGCCAGCGGATGAAGCTGCTGCAGGACCTGGTGCCCGGCTGCAACAAGGTACCTGCTCATCATTTCGCAATCGTTGCGATGTGCCTCGGTGTGCCCCCGGATTTGAGACCTGGAGAAATGTTGcccgtttcaggtggtgggcaagGCCGTGATGCTGGACGAGATCATCAACTACGTGCAGTCGCTGCAACGGCAAGTCGAG TTTCTGTCGATGAAGCTGGCGACGGTGAACCCGCAGCTGGACTTCAACAGCCTGCCCAGCCTCCTTGCCAAAGAT ATGCAGCAGCAGTCGTGTGGGCAGCTGCAGCAGGGCTCGTCGCATTTTTTCCCGCTGGACGCGTCGGGCGCGCCGCTCCCCTACATGGGGGGCCAGGGGAGCAGCGACCCTCTCGGCTGCGGCATGTCcgacggcggcggcatgggcgacgACCACGGCGCCATGCACCCGCTCGACCAGGCCTTCTGCCGCCCCATGGGCTCCCAGCAGCAGCACTTCCTCAGCGACGCCGCCGCCTCTCAG GTTGGGGCCTTCTGGCAG